ATCTACTTATGAAGAAATGGCTGCTGATGAAGAACGAGAAAAAGAAGCAGAATCTTGGTTAGAAGAAACCAATTATTCCACCAAAATCGAAGCAGAATTATGAAGAGAGGCGAAATCTGGTGGGTGAATTTCAGTCCTCCTGTTGGTGGAGAATTATGTAAAGACCGCCCTGCTGTTATTTTGAGTAATGATACGGCAAACCGAATACTCAATAGCGAGTAGTTAGTAAAAATAGGTTGAGCAATAAAGCTGGGGAATTGTTTGAGGAAGATTTGAAGAAAATCGGTAAAATTGTCATTAAATATTTGAAGATAAAGAAGTAAAGAAATTTTCGAATGCTTAAATCTAAGCGTTTATAGAAATAGAGCGTATTTCCATTAACCTAGTTTTCGGTTACGTTTTTCGTATTAATACGATAGTAAAAGCAAAAAATAGCTTGGGATTATTGAGATTCAAAAATTAGTTTGCGGTTTCATTTTACACGCCTTGAACATGAATAGGAATCTTGTACAGCACGGATGAAACAAAGTCAAGTAAAGAAAATTCTTTTCAGTATTCGATTCTTGTTTAAGGCTGAATACTCAGTTATCCTAAATGATAAATCAATAGAAACAAAAAATCCAAACCCCATATACAATGAAACACAATTACAAGTACCTCCAATTCATCATCTTATTCTTGCTTGCTGCAACTTTTTCCCTTCAATTGCAAGCCCAAGACCTCTATTTATTTGAAGACTTCAATGAATGTGAACTCCCAAGCGATTGGCGGACAAAGGTGGCAGGTGAAGCAGCAGTTTGGGGCGTGGGCATTTCCGAAAATGAAAATGCGGCTGAAAACAACAGTATGGATGGTACTTGCATGGTCTATTTTGACGACGATGCGGCGGGCGAAAACACCCCTGCTTGGAGTCTCGAATTGGAGTCACCCACCTTTGATGCAACGGTCAATGCCCAAATCACTCTTGAAGTTGATGTGCATTTTCGGAATTGGAACGGCAGCGCATCTTTGGTGATTGAAGCCTTCAATGGCAGCGAATACATTGAAGTAGAACGCTTTCAAGGCGAAGAAGACAGTGGATGGGGTTTTCCCGATTACCGCCATGTTTTTGTCGACTTGACTCCCCACAAAAACGACAAAATGACCGTCCGATTTGTGTATGACGATGGAAATGATTGGACTTGGTGGGCTTCAATTGATAACTTTGAAGTGAAAGGTTGGGGCAAAGATGGAGATTTGTTATTGGAAAACTTCAATGCGTGTGAAATGCCAGAAGGTTGGGAAACCAATGTTGAAAAAGGCTCATGGGATTGGCAATTCGGCACACAATTCGATAGTGACGAGCCAATTAGAAGCATTGACGGAAGTTGTTTTGTGTTTTTTGACGATGATGCCATTGGGGATACGATTCCTTCCAAAGTGCAACTAATTTCTCCTTCCTTCAATGGACGAGATTTTGCTCAAATATTCTTGGAAATGGATGTACATCACCGAGATTATCAATTAGAATCTTTCAATGTGTATGTTTTTGACGGAAGCGAATACCACCGAGCCAAAAGTTATACAGGTGAAAACATTGCAGGAGAATTTTTCAATTCTGCCATTCACGACCGCATTGACATTTCGGCTTATCGCGCTGAAAACATGCACCTTATATTTGAATACGACGACAACAATATGTGGGGTTGGTGGTCAGGATTTGACAATGTGCGGGTATATGGCGAGGGCGAAAGTTTCGATATTTGCGACAAAGCCAAAAGCGTGACTTTGGGCGGAATGTGTGTGGAAGGCACAAATATCAACGCACTTTTTGAAGGCAGTGCTTCGGAATGTGTGGAAAGTCTGCATGGAATTTGGTACTCTTTTGTCGCTCCAACTTCGGGTGCAGTGACTATTCGAGCCAAAACCGACTTCAACGATGTTTTGACCGTCTTTTCGGGAACGTGTGGTAATTTGCAGCAAATCAACTGCACTAATTACGATGAATTTGGTTTTGTAGG
The Chitinophagales bacterium genome window above contains:
- a CDS encoding type II toxin-antitoxin system PemK/MazF family toxin; translation: MKRGEIWWVNFSPPVGGELCKDRPAVILSNDTANRILNSE